One segment of Acidimicrobiia bacterium DNA contains the following:
- the thiS gene encoding thiamine biosynthesis protein ThiS encodes MRIVVNGEVTEVEDGTSLLQLVVEKCGPEGEPVATITEQAKSQGQLRSLEPRGHRRPPGVAVAVNSEVVPRSKWADVALRAGDRIEILGASQGG; translated from the coding sequence ATGCGAATAGTCGTCAACGGAGAGGTTACCGAGGTAGAAGACGGTACAAGTTTGCTTCAGTTGGTGGTTGAAAAGTGCGGGCCCGAAGGTGAGCCAGTGGCAACCATAACCGAGCAAGCTAAGTCTCAGGGTCAATTGAGATCTTTGGAGCCACGAGGACATCGCAGGCCCCCGGGGGTGGCGGTAGCAGTCAACTCGGAGGTCGTTCCACGATCAAAATGGGCAGACGTGGCTTTACGAGCGGGAGATCGCATAGAGATTCTCGGCGCCTCGCAGGGAGGGTGA
- the thiO gene encoding glycine oxidase ThiO, which translates to MVGSPDRFTEKPPRAVDVVIVGAGLIGLATGWKLVESSVSTCIIDPAPMSGASKVGAGMLAPVTEVHYGEISLLRLNLESARMYPQFLEELAQVSGIDPDYRPGGILLVAKDGDDKATLDELAKYQRSLGLDAEVVKASECRELEPLLSPSLRGGVYAKSDATIDNRKLGEALIEAATQCGASIVRRKAKEVVISKDRARGVLLEGGDRIEAARVILAAGCYSAQVGGVPPEFVPPVRPVKGQLMIMAKPPLAPPISMTVRGLVHGRTVYLVSRSDGRVVVGGTVEEMGYDARVTAGAILDLLRDAYELIPAIVEYEIKEMLAGLRPGSPDNAPLIGESGIEGLIYATGHFRNGILLTPATAYAVAKIVREGRPPDYATQFSPLRFYKSSLTATEAFRNSGAQ; encoded by the coding sequence ATGGTCGGCTCGCCTGATCGTTTCACAGAAAAACCCCCACGCGCTGTGGATGTAGTCATTGTCGGTGCAGGCCTTATAGGGTTGGCTACAGGCTGGAAGTTAGTAGAAAGTTCCGTCTCGACTTGTATTATCGATCCGGCCCCGATGAGTGGGGCATCCAAAGTCGGCGCTGGCATGCTAGCGCCTGTAACTGAGGTTCACTACGGCGAGATCTCTCTTCTAAGGCTCAACCTCGAGTCGGCGCGTATGTACCCCCAGTTTCTCGAGGAGCTTGCCCAGGTTTCAGGTATCGACCCGGATTACAGGCCAGGGGGGATACTGCTGGTCGCAAAAGACGGTGATGACAAGGCGACATTGGATGAACTAGCTAAGTATCAGAGATCCCTTGGACTCGACGCCGAAGTCGTCAAGGCATCGGAATGCAGAGAGTTGGAGCCACTTCTCAGTCCTTCTCTAAGAGGGGGTGTGTATGCCAAATCGGACGCCACAATTGACAACCGAAAGTTAGGGGAAGCGCTAATCGAAGCCGCAACTCAGTGTGGGGCCTCGATTGTCAGACGTAAAGCGAAAGAGGTCGTCATATCAAAAGATCGGGCGCGGGGTGTGCTGCTGGAAGGTGGTGACCGGATCGAGGCTGCCCGAGTCATTTTGGCTGCAGGCTGTTATTCCGCTCAGGTCGGTGGGGTGCCACCGGAGTTCGTTCCCCCAGTGAGGCCGGTGAAGGGCCAGCTGATGATCATGGCTAAGCCGCCGCTTGCACCTCCGATCTCAATGACTGTGAGGGGATTGGTGCACGGCAGGACTGTGTATTTGGTTTCAAGGAGCGATGGCAGGGTCGTGGTCGGAGGAACCGTCGAGGAAATGGGTTACGACGCCAGGGTCACCGCTGGAGCGATCTTAGATTTACTGCGGGACGCTTATGAACTTATACCGGCTATTGTCGAGTACGAGATCAAAGAAATGCTGGCCGGACTGCGGCCGGGAAGCCCCGACAACGCTCCCTTGATAGGCGAGTCGGGAATCGAAGGTCTGATTTATGCGACTGGACATTTTCGAAACGGAATACTGCTGACTCCCGCAACGGCCTATGCGGTAGCAAAAATTGTACGAGAGGGAAGGCCGCCTGATTATGCGACCCAGTTCTCACCGTTGAGGTTCTATAAATCAAGCCTGACTGCGACTGAAGCTTTCCGCAACTCAGGAGCACAATAA
- the thiE gene encoding thiamine phosphate synthase, with protein sequence MLLKLGRLHVIVGDHTALDPVELASAALAGGAHVIQVRLKNASDREAFAVVSTIVELCRAKSRRCVVDDRVDVALAAEADGVHLGADDLPVPAVRRVAGRDFIIGATARDAYTARRLESQGATYLGVGPCFETKSKADLPPPIGLAGLAEVCKSVRIPVVAIGGISVENIASVLESGAHGVAVISAVSDASDPKDATQRLLKAIIGWVGP encoded by the coding sequence TTGCTCTTGAAGCTCGGACGGCTTCACGTCATCGTGGGAGATCACACTGCGCTCGACCCCGTTGAGCTAGCCTCTGCAGCGCTTGCAGGGGGAGCGCATGTGATTCAGGTTCGTCTCAAAAATGCAAGTGACCGGGAGGCATTCGCGGTCGTATCGACCATCGTGGAGTTGTGTAGGGCCAAGAGCAGACGATGTGTGGTAGACGACAGAGTAGATGTAGCTTTGGCAGCCGAGGCTGACGGGGTACACCTAGGAGCAGATGACCTTCCGGTCCCTGCAGTTCGGAGAGTAGCCGGAAGAGATTTCATCATTGGGGCTACCGCGAGGGATGCGTACACAGCAAGGCGCTTGGAGTCGCAGGGCGCAACTTATCTGGGCGTAGGGCCTTGCTTTGAGACCAAGTCAAAGGCAGACTTACCACCTCCGATCGGGTTGGCGGGATTAGCTGAAGTTTGCAAATCAGTCAGGATTCCTGTTGTAGCAATTGGGGGGATTTCTGTCGAAAACATAGCCTCTGTCTTGGAAAGCGGGGCTCACGGTGTAGCTGTGATATCTGCGGTGTCCGATGCTTCGGATCCGAAGGACGCTACACAGAGATTGCTCAAAGCAATTATCGGCTGGGTAGGACCGTGA
- a CDS encoding TIGR02611 family protein, whose product MVGLTVVLAGIAMLVLPGPGWLTIIAGLGLLATEYLWARRLLDKAKEQASKRAKAVGSGIRGTLRRKATLVEQTSDSVSPAAE is encoded by the coding sequence GTGGTGGGGCTCACCGTGGTCCTGGCCGGTATCGCCATGTTGGTGCTTCCCGGACCAGGGTGGCTGACTATTATCGCTGGGTTGGGCCTTCTTGCCACCGAGTATCTGTGGGCGAGAAGGCTTCTCGACAAGGCTAAGGAGCAAGCGAGCAAGCGAGCGAAAGCTGTCGGGTCAGGTATAAGGGGGACTTTACGTCGCAAAGCCACTCTCGTCGAGCAGACCTCGGATTCTGTTTCGCCCGCTGCCGAATAA